A window from Glandiceps talaboti chromosome 15, keGlaTala1.1, whole genome shotgun sequence encodes these proteins:
- the LOC144446862 gene encoding fibroblast growth factor receptor 2-like isoform X2 — MESVIYLVFISSLLMLWSSVCCEENVVQNSTQSTLGPPTFAKPMMFYVVVNNDEFRLKCEVKGNPRPAVMWLLNGEPIDKVSVKYITTRQSLRVLNVSPEDAGMYSCYVTNDHGELWGNFTVVVNGLPDQENSTDYDSLDVGEDRELEETATESRKLSSFDESGIPPFFTAPHKMTRTLVAQPAGSSVRLRCNADGQPTPNITWFKDNMDMTERRFGYKVRHKAWAMVLTDLVPSDNGFYTCVITNQYGSINATYELDVISRIAHEPILNTNLPENVTAIIGETAVFRCEVIISDLHPHIQWLKSINGSDKNTSKHFEIMQREWPLHPEWTCDDMLKNLFQESQLFVCLPEKTNANTTTELDPQKLVLTNVTFGDAGQYTCLAGNSIGIAYQSAWLTVIPPPVPTVKPNVTDSLNGSPGGENNSLIKKDKDIIIVAAVASGTVLFVIVACICAFFVGKKKETKPKPQPTIVENGLYIGMPGYGRPFLHRQPSTSSTSSSAPLMSHFRSRMSSSLTVLSEYEVPCDPEWEIGRDNLTLQEPLGEGAFGQVVKAQLKTEGKDHPTTVAIKMLKVSATERELSDLVQEMEMMKGIGKHRNIINLIGCCTQDGPLFVIVEFAPHGNLRDFLRSKRPQNPDYDCEKSKMVQNVEPLLNKDLLSFAYQIAKAMEFLASKRCIHRDLAARNVLVAENNIMKVADFGLARDIQNIDYYRKTTDGRLPVKWMAPEALFDRKYSTQSDVWSFGILLWEIMTLGGTPYPSVPVEKLFDYLKSGKRMEKPHGCKLEIYNIMRDCWQTLPVRRPNFHDLRECLAKSMSSNTEYLDLDAMGDAPEHTFLDSSDIDSGNSSDSLHSGPSQPNSRHCSESTAPPESGYGDYERDSINSMDFTTQQNVPIFQKQRHHSIESTV, encoded by the exons ATGGAATCTGTGATATATCTAGTGTTTATCTCAAGTCTGTTGATGCTGTGGAGTAGTGTTTGCTGTGAAGAGAATGTCGTCCAAAACAGCACACAATCTACACTGG GTCCACCCACGTTTGCCAAGCCAATGATGTTTTATGTGGTGGTTAATAATGATGAGTTCCGACTGAAATGTGAGGTAAAAGGAAATCCTCGCCCAGCAGTGATGTGGCTTCTGAATGGAGAACCTATCGATAAAGTTTCTGTTAAATACATAACAACGAGGCAGAGTTTGCGTGTCCTCAACGTGTCACCAGAAGATGCGGGGATGTACTCTTGCTATGTGACCAATGATCACGGGGAACTTTGGGGCAACTTTACAGTTGTTGTTAACG GTCTTCCTGATCAGGAGAACAGTACTGATTATGACTCTCTTGATGTGGGAGAAGATAGAGAGCTTGAAGAAACAGCGACAGAATCTCGGAAGTTATCCTCATTTGATGAAAGTGGAATACCTCCTTTCTTTACTGCTCCCCACAAAATGACAAGAACTCTTGTTGCACAGCCTGCAGGGAGCAGTGTTAGACTCCGATGCAATGCTGATGGGCAGCCTACACCAAATATTACTTGGTTTAAAGACAATATGGATATGACAGAGCGACGTTTTGGGTACAAG GTGAGACACAAGGCATGGGCAATGGTGTTGACAGACCTGGTACCATCAGATAATGGGTTCTACACATGTGTTATCACTAACCAGTATGGATCTATTAATGCCACCTATGAACTTGATGTAATTT CACGAATAGCTCATGAGCCTATACTAAATACAAACCTGCCAGAAAATGTAACAGCTATCATCGGGGAGACTGCAGTATTCAGATGTGAGGTTATCATCAGTGATCTTCATCCCCATATCCAGTGGTTGAAAAGTATAAATGGCAGTGATAAGAACACTTCCAAACACTTTGAAATCATGCAG CGTGAATGGCCGCTTCATCCAGAGTGGACCTGTGATGATATGCTAAAGAATTTGTTTCAGGAATCACAACTATTTGTGTGCCTCCCGGAGAAG ACTAACGCCAACacaacaactgaattggatccTCAAAAACTGGTTTTAACCAACGTAACCTTTGGAGATGCTGGACAATACACATGTCTGGCAGGTAATTCCATAGGAATCGCTTACCAGAGTGCTTGGTTAACGGTGATACCACCACCAG TTCCAACAGTCAAACCCAATGTGACCGATTCATTAAATGGGTCACCTGGAGGGGAGAACAACTCATTAATAAAGAAAGACAAGGACATCATTATTGTTGCAGCAGTTGCCAGTGGAACGGTGCTTTTTGTCATTGTGGCTTGTATTTGTGCATTTTTCGTTGGTAAAAAGAAAGAAACCAAACCTAAACCCCAGCCAACAATTGTTGAGAATGGTCTGTACATTGGTATGCCAGGTTATGGAAGACCCTTCTTGCATCGACAA cCATCAACGTCATCAACAAGTTCTTCAGCACCATTGATGAGTCATTTCCGTAGTAGAATGTCCTCCTCACTGACTGTTCTATCAGAATACGAAGTACCTTGTGATCCAGAGTGGGAAATAGGCAGAGACAA TCTAACACTACAGGAACCACTTGGAGAAGGAGCCTTTGGTCAAGTTGTAAAGGCTCAACTGAAAACCGAGGGCAAGGACCACCCAACCACCGTGGCCATCAAAATGTTGAAAG TGAGTGCAACGGAGCGAGAACTGTCAGATTTGGTACAGGAAATGGAAATGATGAAAGGCATTGGTAAACACCGTAATATTATCAACCTCATTGGTTGTTGTACTCAAGATG GTCCATTGTTTGTTATCGTAGAGTTTGCTCCACATGGCAATCTAAGAGACTTTTTACGAAGTAAACGACCACAGAATCCTGACTATGACTGTGAAAAATCAAAAATGGTTCAAAATGTTGAACCTCTGCTTAACAAAGATCTTTTGTCTTTTGCCTACCAAATTGCCAAAGCTATGGAATTTCTGGCCTCAAAACGA TGTATCCATCGGGATTTGGCTGCCAGAAATGTTCTAGTTGCTGAAAACAATATCATGAAAGTTGCTGACTTTGGATTGGCCAGGgacattcaaaatattgattactACAGGAAAACAACAGAT GGTCGTCTGCCAGTGAAGTGGATGGCACCAGAGGCGCTATTCGATAGAAAGTACAGTACACAGAGTGATGTCTGGTCATTTGGTATATTACTCTGGGAAATCATGACCCTTGGTGGAACACCCTATCCATCAGTCCCTGTTGAAAAATTATTTGATTATCTGAAGTCAGGCAAGAGGATGGAGAAGCCCCATGGATGCAAACTAGAAAT TTACAACATCATGAGAGATTGCTGGCAAACACTTCCTGTTAGAAGGCCGAATTTCCATGACTTGAGAGAATGCCTTGCCAAAAGCATGTCTTCCAATACA GAGTACCTTGACCTGGATGCAATGGGTGATGCACCAGAGCATACCTTCCTGGACAGCTCGGACATCGACTCTGGAAACTCAAGTGACAGTCTGCATAGTGGCCCAAGTCAACCAAACAGTCGACATTGTAGTGAATCCACTGCCCCACCAGAAAGTGGATATGGTGACTATGAGAGAGACTCTATCAACTCAATGGActtcacaacacaacaaaatgttCCCATATTTCAGAAACAAAGGCACCATAGCATTGAATCAACGGTGTAA
- the LOC144446862 gene encoding fibroblast growth factor receptor 4-like isoform X1, producing MESVIYLVFISSLLMLWSSVCCEENVVQNSTQSTLGPPTFAKPMMFYVVVNNDEFRLKCEVKGNPRPAVMWLLNGEPIDKVSVKYITTRQSLRVLNVSPEDAGMYSCYVTNDHGELWGNFTVVVNGLPDQENSTDYDSLDVGEDRELEETATESRKLSSFDESGIPPFFTAPHKMTRTLVAQPAGSSVRLRCNADGQPTPNITWFKDNMDMTERRFGYKMTSGETRNDKVRHKAWAMVLTDLVPSDNGFYTCVITNQYGSINATYELDVISRIAHEPILNTNLPENVTAIIGETAVFRCEVIISDLHPHIQWLKSINGSDKNTSKHFEIMQREWPLHPEWTCDDMLKNLFQESQLFVCLPEKTNANTTTELDPQKLVLTNVTFGDAGQYTCLAGNSIGIAYQSAWLTVIPPPVPTVKPNVTDSLNGSPGGENNSLIKKDKDIIIVAAVASGTVLFVIVACICAFFVGKKKETKPKPQPTIVENGLYIGMPGYGRPFLHRQPSTSSTSSSAPLMSHFRSRMSSSLTVLSEYEVPCDPEWEIGRDNLTLQEPLGEGAFGQVVKAQLKTEGKDHPTTVAIKMLKVSATERELSDLVQEMEMMKGIGKHRNIINLIGCCTQDGPLFVIVEFAPHGNLRDFLRSKRPQNPDYDCEKSKMVQNVEPLLNKDLLSFAYQIAKAMEFLASKRCIHRDLAARNVLVAENNIMKVADFGLARDIQNIDYYRKTTDGRLPVKWMAPEALFDRKYSTQSDVWSFGILLWEIMTLGGTPYPSVPVEKLFDYLKSGKRMEKPHGCKLEIYNIMRDCWQTLPVRRPNFHDLRECLAKSMSSNTEYLDLDAMGDAPEHTFLDSSDIDSGNSSDSLHSGPSQPNSRHCSESTAPPESGYGDYERDSINSMDFTTQQNVPIFQKQRHHSIESTV from the exons ATGGAATCTGTGATATATCTAGTGTTTATCTCAAGTCTGTTGATGCTGTGGAGTAGTGTTTGCTGTGAAGAGAATGTCGTCCAAAACAGCACACAATCTACACTGG GTCCACCCACGTTTGCCAAGCCAATGATGTTTTATGTGGTGGTTAATAATGATGAGTTCCGACTGAAATGTGAGGTAAAAGGAAATCCTCGCCCAGCAGTGATGTGGCTTCTGAATGGAGAACCTATCGATAAAGTTTCTGTTAAATACATAACAACGAGGCAGAGTTTGCGTGTCCTCAACGTGTCACCAGAAGATGCGGGGATGTACTCTTGCTATGTGACCAATGATCACGGGGAACTTTGGGGCAACTTTACAGTTGTTGTTAACG GTCTTCCTGATCAGGAGAACAGTACTGATTATGACTCTCTTGATGTGGGAGAAGATAGAGAGCTTGAAGAAACAGCGACAGAATCTCGGAAGTTATCCTCATTTGATGAAAGTGGAATACCTCCTTTCTTTACTGCTCCCCACAAAATGACAAGAACTCTTGTTGCACAGCCTGCAGGGAGCAGTGTTAGACTCCGATGCAATGCTGATGGGCAGCCTACACCAAATATTACTTGGTTTAAAGACAATATGGATATGACAGAGCGACGTTTTGGGTACAAG ATGACCTCTGGAGAAACTAGAAATGATAAG GTGAGACACAAGGCATGGGCAATGGTGTTGACAGACCTGGTACCATCAGATAATGGGTTCTACACATGTGTTATCACTAACCAGTATGGATCTATTAATGCCACCTATGAACTTGATGTAATTT CACGAATAGCTCATGAGCCTATACTAAATACAAACCTGCCAGAAAATGTAACAGCTATCATCGGGGAGACTGCAGTATTCAGATGTGAGGTTATCATCAGTGATCTTCATCCCCATATCCAGTGGTTGAAAAGTATAAATGGCAGTGATAAGAACACTTCCAAACACTTTGAAATCATGCAG CGTGAATGGCCGCTTCATCCAGAGTGGACCTGTGATGATATGCTAAAGAATTTGTTTCAGGAATCACAACTATTTGTGTGCCTCCCGGAGAAG ACTAACGCCAACacaacaactgaattggatccTCAAAAACTGGTTTTAACCAACGTAACCTTTGGAGATGCTGGACAATACACATGTCTGGCAGGTAATTCCATAGGAATCGCTTACCAGAGTGCTTGGTTAACGGTGATACCACCACCAG TTCCAACAGTCAAACCCAATGTGACCGATTCATTAAATGGGTCACCTGGAGGGGAGAACAACTCATTAATAAAGAAAGACAAGGACATCATTATTGTTGCAGCAGTTGCCAGTGGAACGGTGCTTTTTGTCATTGTGGCTTGTATTTGTGCATTTTTCGTTGGTAAAAAGAAAGAAACCAAACCTAAACCCCAGCCAACAATTGTTGAGAATGGTCTGTACATTGGTATGCCAGGTTATGGAAGACCCTTCTTGCATCGACAA cCATCAACGTCATCAACAAGTTCTTCAGCACCATTGATGAGTCATTTCCGTAGTAGAATGTCCTCCTCACTGACTGTTCTATCAGAATACGAAGTACCTTGTGATCCAGAGTGGGAAATAGGCAGAGACAA TCTAACACTACAGGAACCACTTGGAGAAGGAGCCTTTGGTCAAGTTGTAAAGGCTCAACTGAAAACCGAGGGCAAGGACCACCCAACCACCGTGGCCATCAAAATGTTGAAAG TGAGTGCAACGGAGCGAGAACTGTCAGATTTGGTACAGGAAATGGAAATGATGAAAGGCATTGGTAAACACCGTAATATTATCAACCTCATTGGTTGTTGTACTCAAGATG GTCCATTGTTTGTTATCGTAGAGTTTGCTCCACATGGCAATCTAAGAGACTTTTTACGAAGTAAACGACCACAGAATCCTGACTATGACTGTGAAAAATCAAAAATGGTTCAAAATGTTGAACCTCTGCTTAACAAAGATCTTTTGTCTTTTGCCTACCAAATTGCCAAAGCTATGGAATTTCTGGCCTCAAAACGA TGTATCCATCGGGATTTGGCTGCCAGAAATGTTCTAGTTGCTGAAAACAATATCATGAAAGTTGCTGACTTTGGATTGGCCAGGgacattcaaaatattgattactACAGGAAAACAACAGAT GGTCGTCTGCCAGTGAAGTGGATGGCACCAGAGGCGCTATTCGATAGAAAGTACAGTACACAGAGTGATGTCTGGTCATTTGGTATATTACTCTGGGAAATCATGACCCTTGGTGGAACACCCTATCCATCAGTCCCTGTTGAAAAATTATTTGATTATCTGAAGTCAGGCAAGAGGATGGAGAAGCCCCATGGATGCAAACTAGAAAT TTACAACATCATGAGAGATTGCTGGCAAACACTTCCTGTTAGAAGGCCGAATTTCCATGACTTGAGAGAATGCCTTGCCAAAAGCATGTCTTCCAATACA GAGTACCTTGACCTGGATGCAATGGGTGATGCACCAGAGCATACCTTCCTGGACAGCTCGGACATCGACTCTGGAAACTCAAGTGACAGTCTGCATAGTGGCCCAAGTCAACCAAACAGTCGACATTGTAGTGAATCCACTGCCCCACCAGAAAGTGGATATGGTGACTATGAGAGAGACTCTATCAACTCAATGGActtcacaacacaacaaaatgttCCCATATTTCAGAAACAAAGGCACCATAGCATTGAATCAACGGTGTAA